A section of the Sebastes fasciatus isolate fSebFas1 chromosome 21, fSebFas1.pri, whole genome shotgun sequence genome encodes:
- the LOC141759580 gene encoding leucine-rich repeat-containing protein 19-like isoform X2 has product MKGCRQPLPMLWLTAVVAMNILGSHAEVVEEDTLVKNLTNQLLQVIPDNCNSSSVTELVIEGSLITLNEADRLALASYPELVELHLDGNLVTSIPAKYFSVVPHLRVLSLSRNNISSLDPESFSGLDVLNVLDLSHNLLTSLHTQLFSQLNNLQVLNLQENPWNCSCPLLSSIGEAKAAGVNIGGVTCASPEKQAGRDVLQVTAMCYISPSPPPIFTTDSQNPANSQPSWGSSTMLETTGTPSQNRNIDEDQTPLLGNSWKFTAGVVVLALCTSMFILFGIKGPSWYKLFNDYRHKRLRQDEEEDEEGVVSTVFSGTGRYLNQQTFTFEQENGQIEDEEEEEEDGYFEDPYIRREE; this is encoded by the exons ATGAAGGGGTGCCGGCAGCCTCTTCCAATGCTGTGGTTGACTGCAGTGGTAGCAATGAATATACTGGGAAGTCATGCTGAGGTTGTGGAAGAGGACACACTG GTAAAGAACTTGACCAACCAGCTTCTGCAAGTCATTCCTGATAATTGCAACAGTTCCTCTGTTACTGAACTGGTGATCGAGGGGAGCCTGATTACTCTGAATGAGGCTGACAGACTAGCCCTGGCCAGTTATCCCGAACTGGTAGAACTCCACCTGGATGGTAACCTGGTGACCAGTATACCAGCCAAGTACTTCTCTGTGGTACCACACCTCAGAGTGTTGTCTCTGTCCAGGAACAACATCAGCAG CCTGGACCCAGAGTCTTTCTCTGGCCTAGATGTCCTGAATGTGCTGGACCTGTCCCACAACCTGCTAACAAGTCTCCATACACAGCTATTCAGTCAGCTGAACAATCTACAG GTGCTGAACCTACAAGAAAACCCCTGGAACTGTTCCTGTCCGCTGCTGAGCAGCATTGGAGAGGCCAAAGCAGCCGGAGTTAACATTG GAGGGGTCACCTGTGCTTCTCCAGAAAAGCAGGCTGGAAGAGATGTTTTACAGGTTACAGCTATGTGCTACatatcaccatcaccaccacccaTCTTCACTACCGACTCACAAAATCCAGCCAACTCTCAACCGTCTTGGGGCTCATCCACTATGCTGGAGACCACAGGCACACCAAGCCAGAACCGCAACATTGACGAAG ACCAGACACCTTTGCTCGGCAACTCATGGAAGTTCACAGCAGGTGTTGTAGTCTTGGCGCTATGCACCTCCATGTTCATCTTATTCGGCATAAAGGGGCCGTCCTGGTACAAGCTCTTCAACGACTACCGTCATAAGCGACTGCGccaagatgaggaggaggatgaggagggagtTGTGTCAACAGTCTTCTCAGGGACAGGGAGATATCTGAACCAACAGACATTCACCTTCGAGCAAGAGAATGGGCAGatagaggatgaggaggaggaggaggaggatgggtaTTTTGAGGATCCGTACATCAGGAGGGaagagtga
- the LOC141759580 gene encoding leucine-rich repeat-containing protein 19-like isoform X1, with the protein MKGCRQPLPMLWLTAVVAMNILGSHAEVVEEDTLQVKNLTNQLLQVIPDNCNSSSVTELVIEGSLITLNEADRLALASYPELVELHLDGNLVTSIPAKYFSVVPHLRVLSLSRNNISSLDPESFSGLDVLNVLDLSHNLLTSLHTQLFSQLNNLQVLNLQENPWNCSCPLLSSIGEAKAAGVNIGGVTCASPEKQAGRDVLQVTAMCYISPSPPPIFTTDSQNPANSQPSWGSSTMLETTGTPSQNRNIDEDQTPLLGNSWKFTAGVVVLALCTSMFILFGIKGPSWYKLFNDYRHKRLRQDEEEDEEGVVSTVFSGTGRYLNQQTFTFEQENGQIEDEEEEEEDGYFEDPYIRREE; encoded by the exons ATGAAGGGGTGCCGGCAGCCTCTTCCAATGCTGTGGTTGACTGCAGTGGTAGCAATGAATATACTGGGAAGTCATGCTGAGGTTGTGGAAGAGGACACACTG CAGGTAAAGAACTTGACCAACCAGCTTCTGCAAGTCATTCCTGATAATTGCAACAGTTCCTCTGTTACTGAACTGGTGATCGAGGGGAGCCTGATTACTCTGAATGAGGCTGACAGACTAGCCCTGGCCAGTTATCCCGAACTGGTAGAACTCCACCTGGATGGTAACCTGGTGACCAGTATACCAGCCAAGTACTTCTCTGTGGTACCACACCTCAGAGTGTTGTCTCTGTCCAGGAACAACATCAGCAG CCTGGACCCAGAGTCTTTCTCTGGCCTAGATGTCCTGAATGTGCTGGACCTGTCCCACAACCTGCTAACAAGTCTCCATACACAGCTATTCAGTCAGCTGAACAATCTACAG GTGCTGAACCTACAAGAAAACCCCTGGAACTGTTCCTGTCCGCTGCTGAGCAGCATTGGAGAGGCCAAAGCAGCCGGAGTTAACATTG GAGGGGTCACCTGTGCTTCTCCAGAAAAGCAGGCTGGAAGAGATGTTTTACAGGTTACAGCTATGTGCTACatatcaccatcaccaccacccaTCTTCACTACCGACTCACAAAATCCAGCCAACTCTCAACCGTCTTGGGGCTCATCCACTATGCTGGAGACCACAGGCACACCAAGCCAGAACCGCAACATTGACGAAG ACCAGACACCTTTGCTCGGCAACTCATGGAAGTTCACAGCAGGTGTTGTAGTCTTGGCGCTATGCACCTCCATGTTCATCTTATTCGGCATAAAGGGGCCGTCCTGGTACAAGCTCTTCAACGACTACCGTCATAAGCGACTGCGccaagatgaggaggaggatgaggagggagtTGTGTCAACAGTCTTCTCAGGGACAGGGAGATATCTGAACCAACAGACATTCACCTTCGAGCAAGAGAATGGGCAGatagaggatgaggaggaggaggaggaggatgggtaTTTTGAGGATCCGTACATCAGGAGGGaagagtga